A region from the Candidatus Zixiibacteriota bacterium genome encodes:
- the mnmG gene encoding tRNA uridine-5-carboxymethylaminomethyl(34) synthesis enzyme MnmG, with protein sequence MIEYSERFEVIVIGAGHAGCEAALASARMGCKTLLLTMNKETIAQMSCNPAIGGLAKGHLVREIDALGGEMGFVTDKTYIQFKTLNKKKGPAVWSSRAQCDRVAYKMAMRNSLEIQQNLVLKQGNVEKILIENYKVKGVLTSIGTVYYSDAVILTSGTFLNGLIHIGLVNFPSGRAGEFPSLKVSDKLKEIGFEVGRLKTGTPPRIDGKTVDFSKTIPQSGDENFKPFSLRTKEIEKKDHLCYLTYTNETTHKLILHNLDRSPLYSGLIKGIGPRYCPSIEDKVVRFREKVRHQIFLEPEGENTTEYYVNGFSTSLPEDVQLIALRTVPGLENVEMTRPGYAIEYDFFPPTQLKSNLETKLTENFFFAGQINGTSGYEEAAAQGVMAGINAVLKLRKKEPFILDRSEAYIGVLIDDLVTKGTLEPYRMFTSRAEHRLILREDNADERLLGYGHKYGLISDVLCKEFKDRKIEVEEEKLRLKKIFVPLGSFGNLLEENSNGKKVSLAYALKMPEITYEELLKIDQVPEDLSQIVKEKVEIEIKYDGYIKRELKEIEKFRKLENMVIPEKFDYSNLKGFKREAKEKLMRIKPRSIGQASRISGVSPGDIAVLMVYLKQFSSKSGLFSDKSTT encoded by the coding sequence GTGATCGAATATTCTGAAAGATTTGAAGTTATAGTAATAGGTGCCGGGCATGCAGGGTGTGAGGCGGCTCTGGCGTCTGCCCGGATGGGGTGTAAGACTCTACTTCTGACTATGAATAAGGAAACTATTGCCCAGATGTCTTGCAACCCGGCTATTGGGGGATTAGCCAAGGGACATCTTGTCAGAGAGATTGATGCGCTTGGTGGTGAAATGGGTTTTGTGACTGATAAGACTTACATTCAATTCAAAACTCTGAATAAGAAAAAAGGTCCTGCGGTCTGGTCTTCAAGGGCTCAATGTGACAGGGTGGCTTATAAGATGGCAATGAGAAATTCATTAGAGATTCAGCAGAATCTTGTTTTGAAACAGGGGAACGTAGAAAAAATTCTGATAGAGAACTACAAAGTTAAGGGAGTTTTAACATCAATTGGTACAGTTTATTACAGCGACGCGGTTATTCTGACTTCGGGGACATTTCTCAATGGATTGATTCATATAGGTTTAGTAAATTTTCCTTCAGGCAGGGCAGGCGAATTTCCTTCATTAAAGGTCTCAGATAAATTAAAGGAAATAGGTTTTGAAGTTGGAAGGCTTAAGACCGGAACTCCTCCCAGGATTGATGGAAAGACTGTTGATTTTTCAAAAACTATTCCTCAGTCAGGGGATGAAAATTTTAAGCCTTTTTCCTTGAGAACCAAAGAGATAGAGAAAAAGGATCATCTTTGCTATTTGACTTATACTAATGAAACCACGCATAAGCTGATCTTACACAATCTGGACCGTTCACCTCTTTATAGCGGGCTAATCAAAGGGATAGGTCCAAGGTATTGTCCCTCAATTGAAGATAAAGTTGTCAGATTCAGGGAAAAAGTAAGACATCAGATATTCTTAGAGCCGGAAGGGGAAAATACCACAGAATATTATGTTAATGGATTCTCTACTTCCTTGCCGGAAGATGTTCAGCTCATAGCATTAAGAACAGTTCCCGGACTGGAAAATGTGGAGATGACCCGTCCTGGATATGCGATCGAATATGATTTCTTTCCTCCAACTCAGCTCAAGTCCAATCTGGAAACAAAGTTAACCGAAAATTTTTTCTTTGCCGGGCAGATAAATGGGACTTCTGGGTATGAAGAAGCTGCAGCACAAGGAGTTATGGCAGGAATTAATGCAGTTCTGAAACTAAGGAAAAAAGAACCTTTTATCCTGGACCGGAGTGAAGCGTATATAGGAGTTCTGATTGATGATCTGGTTACCAAAGGAACCCTGGAGCCATACCGGATGTTTACCTCCAGAGCAGAGCACAGGTTGATTTTAAGGGAAGATAATGCAGATGAAAGGCTTCTGGGATACGGGCATAAATACGGATTGATCTCAGATGTGCTCTGTAAGGAATTCAAAGATAGAAAGATAGAAGTCGAGGAGGAGAAGTTGAGGCTTAAGAAAATCTTTGTTCCATTAGGCTCATTCGGTAATTTGTTAGAAGAAAACAGCAATGGGAAGAAAGTCTCTCTGGCTTATGCTCTGAAGATGCCGGAGATAACTTATGAGGAATTACTTAAAATCGACCAGGTTCCAGAAGATTTGTCTCAAATAGTTAAGGAGAAGGTTGAGATAGAGATAAAATATGACGGATATATAAAAAGAGAGCTGAAAGAGATTGAGAAATTCAGGAAGTTAGAGAATATGGTTATTCCGGAGAAGTTTGACTATTCCAATCTGAAAGGATTCAAAAGAGAGGCAAAAGAGAAGTTGATGAGAATCAAGCCCAGGTCAATTGGCCAGGCATCCAGGATCTCCGGAGTTTCTCCTGGAGACATAGCAGTTCTGATGGTTTATCTGAAACAATTCAGCTCAAAATCCGGCTTATTTTCTGATAAATCAACAACTTAA